From one Paenibacillus sp. FSL K6-1330 genomic stretch:
- a CDS encoding LacI family DNA-binding transcriptional regulator, translating into MATIKDVAKLAGVALSTASYALSGDSRVSSKTRSKVLDAARQLNYRKNGFAMDLKRSRTKTIALILTDLSGPYYSELIRSVQEVALTNGYDLIACSSIGGRDSTAVKFLREKRADGAIILAPNIRDEVLIETSGPQFPIVVMDRPLCSEYLVNVLVDGEQGGYTATRYLLENGHRHVAYISGSSDSYDNHLRYQGYLRALAEAGLEEQSKWRLSGNFVREGGYNATKMMIMQGSLPSAIFYGNDEMAIGGLKAFEESGISVPDDVSVIGYDDIQLAEYVNPPLTTIKQPKSEAGSLAAHLLFQILGGESVKQSYMLTTEMMERASAGKSKVEN; encoded by the coding sequence ATGGCAACGATAAAGGATGTGGCAAAGCTCGCTGGAGTCGCCTTGTCAACGGCTTCATACGCGTTAAGCGGCGACAGCAGAGTGAGTTCCAAGACAAGATCAAAGGTGCTCGATGCAGCAAGGCAGTTGAATTATCGGAAGAACGGATTTGCCATGGATTTGAAGCGGAGCCGCACCAAGACAATCGCTCTTATTCTGACGGATCTATCCGGCCCTTATTATTCCGAGCTGATCCGAAGTGTGCAGGAAGTCGCTTTAACCAATGGATATGATCTGATCGCCTGCAGCTCGATAGGGGGCAGAGATTCAACGGCGGTTAAATTTTTGAGAGAGAAAAGGGCGGATGGTGCCATCATACTTGCACCTAATATTCGGGATGAAGTTCTGATCGAGACCTCCGGTCCCCAATTTCCGATCGTCGTGATGGATCGTCCATTGTGCAGTGAATACCTGGTGAATGTGCTGGTTGATGGAGAGCAAGGAGGGTATACGGCTACCCGTTATCTGCTTGAGAACGGTCATCGGCATGTGGCGTACATCAGCGGTTCATCGGATTCGTACGATAATCATTTGCGTTATCAGGGGTATTTACGGGCACTTGCCGAGGCGGGGCTGGAGGAACAGTCGAAATGGCGTCTCAGTGGCAACTTCGTGCGCGAGGGTGGTTACAATGCGACCAAGATGATGATCATGCAGGGGTCGCTCCCGTCGGCCATATTCTACGGCAACGACGAGATGGCCATCGGAGGATTGAAGGCTTTTGAGGAGAGTGGCATATCGGTGCCTGATGATGTATCCGTCATCGGATATGACGATATTCAATTAGCCGAATACGTGAATCCGCCGCTAACCACCATCAAGCAGCCCAAGAGCGAGGCGGGATCGCTTGCAGCCCATTTGCTGTTTCAGATATTGGGCGGCGAA
- a CDS encoding carbohydrate ABC transporter permease has protein sequence MAAKRIEKTVMTVLLIAGGLLMMIPFIWMITSSFKPENEFTAVPPTLLPKEFTVKNYVDLFTKLDFIVYLKNTLIIVFWSFVGLFLNALAGYAFAKYEFPGNKKLFYLVLATMMIPGQVTMIPVYLLINAMGLTNTMAGIVLPGLVGAFGIFLFRQFMSTIPSDLIEASRLDGAGELRIFFQLIVPITKPVFAVQGILAFIGAWNSFLWPLIMANDQKLYTLSVGLQLLKGQHGSDFGLQMAGAAFMVVPIIIVFSFFQKHIIEGYTISGMK, from the coding sequence ATGGCAGCTAAAAGAATTGAGAAAACAGTCATGACGGTGCTGCTCATTGCAGGGGGACTGCTGATGATGATTCCATTTATCTGGATGATCACGTCCTCATTCAAGCCGGAAAATGAATTTACGGCGGTTCCGCCAACGTTATTACCGAAAGAATTTACGGTTAAAAATTATGTTGATTTATTTACGAAGCTGGACTTTATCGTATACCTGAAAAATACGCTTATCATTGTGTTCTGGTCTTTTGTCGGTCTATTCCTCAATGCGCTTGCAGGATATGCATTCGCTAAATACGAGTTCCCTGGCAATAAGAAGCTTTTCTATCTCGTGCTGGCAACGATGATGATTCCGGGACAGGTTACTATGATTCCAGTCTACCTGCTGATTAATGCCATGGGATTGACTAACACGATGGCGGGTATTGTGCTGCCTGGCCTGGTCGGAGCATTCGGTATTTTCCTCTTCCGTCAGTTTATGTCCACAATCCCGTCGGATCTGATTGAAGCATCAAGGCTGGATGGAGCGGGAGAGCTGCGGATTTTCTTCCAGTTGATCGTTCCGATCACGAAGCCCGTATTTGCTGTACAGGGAATCTTAGCGTTCATTGGCGCCTGGAACAGCTTCTTGTGGCCTCTCATTATGGCAAACGATCAAAAGCTTTATACGCTTTCGGTGGGTCTGCAGCTTCTGAAAGGACAGCATGGATCTGATTTCGGCCTCCAGATGGCAGGCGCTGCATTTATGGTTGTTCCGATTATTATCGTATTTTCTTTCTTCCAAAAACATATTATTGAAGGATATACGATCTCTGGCATGAAATAA
- a CDS encoding sugar ABC transporter permease — protein sequence MTLQNFIKRFNQYKYPYMFIAPALVLLLTFSIIPIIIALVISFTDIDLAGLANYSNIEGVGFDNFMNVFKDPVFLKSMFNTMFYVIIGVPLVVMLAMGAALLLNYGTGLLFKTFRVVYYMPSITNIVAVAVVWGYLYNSHYGLFNHILSWFGVPAQQWLTDPALAKLSLILLAVWKSIGLNMIIFLAALQGIPRSYYEAAEIDGASKWKKLLYITVPLLSFATFFVTITTLIGWIQFFEEPLVMTKGGPLNSTMSMALFIYNNGFQLSNFGYAAAGSFVLFIIIIAVTVVQFAVKRKDVEY from the coding sequence ATGACATTGCAGAACTTTATCAAGCGCTTTAACCAATATAAGTATCCTTATATGTTTATTGCGCCCGCACTGGTGCTGCTTCTGACGTTCTCAATCATTCCGATCATCATTGCGCTTGTCATCAGCTTCACGGATATTGACCTTGCTGGTCTCGCTAATTATTCAAACATTGAAGGCGTTGGCTTCGATAATTTTATGAATGTATTTAAAGATCCGGTCTTTCTGAAATCCATGTTTAACACCATGTTCTATGTTATTATCGGAGTTCCGCTTGTCGTAATGCTTGCCATGGGCGCTGCATTGCTGCTTAACTACGGCACGGGATTGTTGTTTAAAACATTCCGCGTCGTGTATTATATGCCTTCCATTACGAATATTGTGGCGGTCGCGGTTGTTTGGGGTTACTTGTATAACAGCCATTACGGCCTCTTTAACCATATATTGTCCTGGTTCGGAGTTCCGGCTCAGCAGTGGCTGACAGATCCGGCACTAGCCAAGCTATCGCTGATTCTGCTGGCCGTATGGAAATCCATCGGACTCAACATGATCATTTTCCTGGCTGCGCTGCAGGGCATTCCACGCTCCTATTATGAAGCTGCGGAAATTGATGGAGCGAGCAAATGGAAGAAGCTTCTATATATTACAGTACCGCTCCTTAGCTTTGCGACCTTCTTTGTCACCATAACGACATTGATCGGCTGGATTCAGTTCTTCGAAGAGCCGCTGGTTATGACCAAGGGCGGCCCGCTCAATTCAACGATGTCGATGGCTCTCTTTATTTATAACAATGGCTTCCAGCTTAGCAATTTTGGTTATGCGGCTGCAGGATCGTTTGTGCTCTTCATCATCATTATCGCTGTAACGGTCGTACAATTCGCAGTCAAGAGAAAAGATGTCGAATATTAA
- a CDS encoding sugar ABC transporter substrate-binding protein: MRKKSILWTLAALLMFSVVLAGCSGGSEKADGGSKGGEGKKELKVWLMGDTTDETLIKAYEEKNPGVKVSVQLIPWGSAHDKLLTAVASKSGPDVVQMGTTWIPEFAQAGALLDLTPYLEQYPNLKQENYFDGAVQTMSYDDKVVSIPWYVETRVLFYRTDILAEVGYPEGPKTWDEMKDAGKKLAARGDGNYAITIDAKDMNYLSMFAWQNGSDMIDANRAPHFNEPEFMGAMEYLKSFYDTGMTPLTSDLDLFAAFKDGQFPMFISGPWMIQGVKDKAPEIEGKWATTTLPAKENNASFLGGANMSVFNTTENADEAVKFISFMSEKESQLTNYDVAKNLPAVKSAWEDQRFEDPIFATFGKQLESAKPVPFIKEWDAVSQEAIAAFEKITLGGADIKAEMDLLNQKATEILNKK; encoded by the coding sequence ATGAGAAAAAAATCAATATTGTGGACGTTGGCAGCATTGCTGATGTTCTCCGTCGTATTAGCCGGATGCTCGGGCGGGTCTGAGAAAGCAGACGGAGGTAGCAAAGGCGGCGAGGGCAAGAAAGAGCTGAAAGTTTGGTTGATGGGTGACACAACAGACGAAACTCTGATTAAGGCATATGAAGAGAAGAACCCAGGCGTTAAAGTAAGCGTTCAATTGATTCCTTGGGGCAGCGCGCATGACAAGCTGCTAACAGCCGTTGCATCCAAAAGCGGCCCTGACGTTGTGCAAATGGGAACAACCTGGATTCCGGAATTTGCTCAGGCTGGAGCTTTGCTCGATCTGACGCCTTATCTGGAGCAGTATCCAAACTTGAAGCAAGAAAACTATTTTGACGGTGCTGTGCAAACCATGAGTTATGATGACAAGGTTGTCAGCATCCCATGGTATGTGGAAACGCGCGTACTGTTCTACCGTACGGACATTCTGGCTGAGGTAGGCTATCCGGAAGGTCCTAAGACTTGGGATGAAATGAAGGATGCCGGTAAGAAACTGGCAGCTAGAGGGGACGGCAATTACGCAATCACCATTGATGCGAAAGATATGAACTATCTGTCCATGTTTGCTTGGCAGAATGGAAGCGATATGATCGATGCGAACCGGGCACCTCATTTTAACGAGCCGGAATTCATGGGAGCCATGGAATACCTGAAGAGCTTCTACGACACGGGTATGACGCCGCTTACCAGTGATTTGGATCTGTTTGCCGCATTTAAAGACGGACAATTCCCGATGTTTATCAGCGGTCCTTGGATGATTCAAGGCGTTAAAGACAAGGCGCCTGAAATTGAAGGTAAATGGGCTACGACAACACTTCCAGCTAAAGAAAACAATGCATCGTTCCTAGGCGGAGCGAACATGTCGGTATTCAATACAACCGAAAATGCAGATGAAGCCGTTAAATTCATCTCCTTCATGAGTGAAAAAGAATCACAGCTGACCAATTATGATGTGGCCAAAAACCTGCCTGCTGTTAAGAGTGCATGGGAAGACCAACGCTTTGAAGATCCGATTTTTGCTACCTTTGGTAAACAGCTCGAAAGCGCTAAACCTGTTCCGTTCATTAAGGAGTGGGATGCTGTCTCCCAAGAAGCCATTGCCGCTTTTGAGAAAATTACCCTTGGCGGAGCTGACATCAAAGCAGAAATGGATCTTCTGAATCAGAAAGCTACTGAAATTCTAAACAAAAAATAA
- a CDS encoding MFS transporter: MKWLEQYPKEVKGFLVASLVASAGGSLMWPLTTMYVFDELGRSMKDAGFVILIQSMGGIVGQLLGGALYHRVGVKKLIVGSLLLNALGLFTLPFINGLWGLFIAMMGFIGFCNAVSMPAIQAFIGFRFADRRGELFNVIYVANNIGVALGTAMSGFLAEISYHLSFVLNGVTSFGFAIFFLSYLTKLGGTDVSQGAHHPQPKNPLPAGPGAWALLGNTRIYLFMGLGSLFLWFGNSIWNTGVSPFIISEGMSKTAYGYLWTLNGILIFAAQPLTNAIKRWAARTESSQMTASALFYLAAYVVIVTVHSYPGMIFAMVLATLGEMLISPAIPAFISERAGQAAPFYIGVTGGMGAAGRVIGPYAMGTMYDGGGLTPVAWLAAGVAVLSILSFAVHGRLSKGIPLHHDGHDKNAGHLNA, translated from the coding sequence ATGAAATGGTTGGAGCAGTACCCTAAGGAAGTAAAAGGTTTTCTTGTTGCAAGTCTCGTTGCCTCTGCAGGCGGGTCCTTGATGTGGCCGCTGACAACGATGTATGTATTTGATGAACTGGGACGCAGCATGAAGGATGCAGGCTTTGTCATCCTGATTCAATCTATGGGGGGAATCGTCGGTCAACTCCTTGGCGGCGCGCTGTACCACCGGGTCGGGGTGAAAAAGCTCATTGTAGGCTCGCTGCTGCTAAATGCCCTCGGGTTGTTCACCCTTCCGTTCATTAATGGATTATGGGGCTTGTTCATCGCGATGATGGGTTTCATCGGATTCTGTAACGCGGTATCGATGCCGGCTATTCAGGCATTTATCGGCTTTCGGTTTGCCGATCGGCGGGGAGAATTGTTTAATGTCATTTATGTCGCGAATAATATAGGCGTAGCCTTGGGAACGGCCATGAGCGGTTTCCTGGCGGAGATTTCCTATCATTTAAGCTTTGTCTTAAACGGTGTCACGTCCTTCGGATTTGCGATTTTCTTCCTGTCCTACCTGACGAAGCTGGGTGGAACAGACGTATCGCAAGGGGCCCATCATCCGCAGCCTAAGAATCCGCTGCCGGCAGGCCCCGGGGCTTGGGCATTGCTCGGGAACACCCGAATCTATCTCTTTATGGGATTGGGTTCCCTGTTCTTGTGGTTCGGGAATTCCATCTGGAATACAGGGGTGTCTCCATTCATCATCTCGGAGGGAATGTCCAAGACAGCTTATGGCTATTTATGGACGCTGAACGGGATTCTGATTTTTGCCGCGCAGCCGCTCACGAATGCCATCAAGCGCTGGGCGGCCCGTACGGAGAGCAGTCAGATGACGGCAAGTGCGTTGTTCTATCTGGCAGCTTATGTCGTTATCGTGACGGTGCACAGTTATCCGGGCATGATCTTCGCGATGGTGCTGGCTACATTGGGTGAAATGCTGATTTCGCCTGCAATCCCGGCTTTTATCTCGGAGCGTGCAGGACAAGCCGCACCGTTCTATATCGGCGTGACAGGCGGCATGGGTGCCGCAGGCCGGGTGATTGGGCCTTATGCGATGGGAACGATGTATGACGGCGGCGGGCTGACGCCGGTGGCATGGTTGGCAGCAGGTGTTGCCGTGCTGTCAATCCTGTCATTTGCGGTACATGGCCGGCTTAGTAAGGGCATCCCGCTGCATCATGACGGTCATGACAAGAATGCAGGTCACCTTAACGCCTAG
- a CDS encoding sensor histidine kinase has product MNNHGVPLSGTNGKKLGYIPIGYKLMLTFTLFILLLVSVNFYISHSMYDETMREQTRVNIQGTLQQIRDNVAYKVDDIVQTSATLYDDPTFIQSVRRNLSGAENHVRMNNVILPKLESAAKAVGLNLRLSVYFHNQTVYEKYKNWNNENNQDFNEQTYDIYHMTRISDEFWYFTLPEEKYNATMIWRQVEEDERDGRISMIRRMVDMNNPLQIKEVGIMRFSVRLSQLFDSVDYTKLGDGSMLSVLDPFGNVVFTSGPSVEDNNDTLVKVNESTALAEHDQKNYLVIEENLPQKNWKIVAQVPLNIIEQEAKRVRAVLIVICILCVVLFTFMGYVISQSFSKRILKIVGVLNAFREGDLHKRIAYRGKGEFPQIANALNAMGEDIEALIKKVYLTQLQKKEAELEMLQTQINPHFLYNTLSSINQLAKFGETEKLQNMVVQLAQFYRLTLNSGRVLIPVALEIEQANAYLDIQKVKYGQRMEVTYDIDADVWPYETIKLILQPFIENVLKHAWSGDRIHIRIVVQKEGDDILYRIIDDGLGMKQERIQEIFDPKDHTHMGCGIQNIDQRVKLHYGSEYGVSIFSKVGIGTSVQIRIPARSRDSNPD; this is encoded by the coding sequence ATGAACAATCACGGGGTTCCATTATCCGGAACAAACGGCAAGAAGCTGGGGTATATACCCATCGGTTATAAACTCATGCTGACCTTTACGCTATTTATTTTGCTATTGGTTTCTGTAAACTTTTATATTTCGCATTCGATGTATGATGAGACTATGCGCGAACAGACCCGCGTGAACATCCAGGGGACGCTTCAGCAGATTCGAGATAACGTTGCCTATAAGGTGGATGATATCGTCCAGACATCGGCGACATTGTATGATGATCCTACATTCATTCAGAGCGTCCGCCGGAATTTATCCGGTGCAGAGAATCATGTCCGCATGAACAATGTGATTCTCCCAAAGCTAGAGAGCGCTGCAAAGGCGGTTGGCCTTAATTTAAGGCTATCCGTCTATTTTCATAATCAAACGGTGTACGAGAAGTATAAAAATTGGAATAACGAAAACAATCAAGATTTCAACGAACAAACCTATGATATTTACCATATGACCCGAATTTCCGATGAGTTTTGGTATTTCACACTGCCGGAAGAGAAATACAATGCAACAATGATCTGGAGGCAGGTAGAAGAGGATGAGCGGGACGGACGGATCTCGATGATTCGACGGATGGTGGATATGAACAATCCGCTGCAAATCAAAGAAGTGGGAATCATGCGTTTCAGTGTTCGCTTGTCGCAACTGTTCGATAGCGTGGATTACACGAAGCTTGGGGACGGAAGTATGCTATCGGTGCTGGATCCCTTCGGGAATGTGGTGTTTACCTCTGGTCCATCTGTTGAAGACAATAACGACACCCTTGTCAAGGTAAATGAGTCTACAGCGTTGGCAGAACATGATCAGAAGAATTATTTGGTCATCGAAGAAAATTTACCACAGAAGAATTGGAAGATCGTTGCGCAAGTTCCACTTAACATTATTGAACAGGAAGCGAAGAGAGTACGGGCCGTTTTGATTGTTATTTGTATCCTCTGCGTCGTGTTGTTTACATTTATGGGGTATGTTATTTCCCAATCCTTCTCTAAGCGAATCCTGAAGATTGTAGGGGTACTCAATGCATTTCGGGAAGGGGATCTGCATAAACGGATCGCTTATCGGGGCAAAGGAGAGTTTCCTCAAATTGCGAATGCCTTGAATGCGATGGGCGAGGATATCGAAGCGTTAATAAAAAAAGTGTATTTAACCCAACTCCAAAAGAAGGAAGCGGAGCTTGAAATGCTGCAAACGCAGATCAATCCTCATTTTTTATACAATACGCTATCATCCATTAATCAACTTGCGAAATTCGGGGAGACGGAGAAACTTCAGAATATGGTTGTGCAGCTGGCGCAATTTTATCGACTTACGTTAAACTCAGGCAGAGTATTAATACCCGTAGCATTAGAGATTGAGCAGGCCAATGCGTATCTGGACATCCAAAAGGTGAAATACGGTCAGCGCATGGAAGTCACTTACGACATTGATGCTGACGTATGGCCTTACGAGACTATTAAACTGATTTTGCAGCCCTTCATTGAGAATGTACTGAAGCATGCTTGGAGCGGGGACCGGATTCATATTCGGATCGTGGTCCAAAAGGAAGGTGATGATATCTTGTACCGAATCATAGATGATGGTCTGGGTATGAAGCAGGAGCGAATCCAAGAGATATTTGATCCCAAGGATCATACTCACATGGGCTGCGGGATTCAAAACATTGACCAGCGGGTGAAGCTGCATTACGGGAGCGAATATGGCGTGTCCATCTTCAGCAAAGTTGGAATCGGCACTTCGGTTCAAATACGCATTCCTGCAAGATCAAGAGATTCAAACCCCGATTAG
- a CDS encoding response regulator, translating to MYKVLLVDDEELDLEGMKRFIPWPDLGMKVVGSVNNALSACEIIKSEDVDILVSDVNMPYMSGLELARIALEHKPNMRIIFVSGYQEFSYVQQALLLKAYSYVLKPMNDRELVASLIKVKRDLDEETKQREVEMAYQEMIPIVKSDFLIRLLEREESEELLTKVSISYEFDQLKWPVRVAVMELDNVSWRQAGSLSSQRELARIFLQRIQEAITDSGRGMLPYCKLSSQRIAILLEDSNATPTIITLMDSVQQHLTTSMTTGIGEPVRALDQLHLSYRQAVEAVEGKMFLGKGSIIKYEDVSAEPGMLDARMLDERMNVLLKAMEEYELVQICDELEKLFGSIRSLRSRFTVHNMSNYIIWKLEQYLSSRNEDLFDLLGMEIHHLDILMQFETVSDIRSWFIQHIFEISERLYEKSNSKDSKFIRSVIQTMKERMSENITIKDIAQHFSFSPSHIGFLIKERSGNTFNELLVQLRMEKACELLKQPGLKVYEVADQVGYRYLPYFSRQFKEKFAMTPMEYRKRELG from the coding sequence GTGTACAAGGTGCTGCTAGTGGATGATGAAGAGCTGGATCTCGAAGGAATGAAAAGATTCATTCCTTGGCCTGATCTGGGTATGAAAGTAGTGGGGAGCGTCAATAATGCGTTGTCGGCCTGTGAAATTATAAAGAGCGAAGATGTTGATATTTTAGTTAGTGACGTCAATATGCCTTATATGTCCGGGCTCGAGCTGGCACGGATTGCGCTTGAACATAAACCTAACATGCGAATCATTTTTGTCAGTGGATATCAGGAGTTTAGCTATGTCCAGCAAGCACTCTTATTGAAGGCGTATAGTTATGTTCTCAAGCCGATGAACGATAGAGAACTGGTTGCTTCCTTAATCAAGGTAAAGCGGGATCTAGATGAAGAAACCAAGCAGCGCGAGGTGGAGATGGCTTATCAGGAGATGATCCCCATTGTCAAAAGCGATTTTCTTATACGTCTGCTTGAGCGGGAAGAATCAGAAGAATTACTGACAAAGGTGAGTATCTCTTATGAATTCGACCAGTTGAAGTGGCCGGTTCGCGTCGCAGTTATGGAGCTCGATAATGTATCATGGCGCCAAGCGGGGAGCCTTTCTTCACAGAGGGAATTGGCGAGAATATTTCTGCAACGTATTCAAGAGGCGATTACGGATAGTGGGAGGGGCATGCTTCCTTACTGTAAGCTGTCCTCGCAACGAATAGCGATACTGCTGGAGGACAGTAACGCTACTCCAACGATAATCACACTGATGGATAGCGTTCAGCAGCATTTGACGACATCCATGACAACGGGCATTGGTGAACCCGTGCGCGCCTTGGATCAACTTCACCTGTCTTATAGGCAAGCTGTTGAAGCTGTGGAAGGCAAGATGTTTCTGGGCAAGGGAAGTATTATCAAGTACGAAGACGTCAGTGCCGAGCCGGGAATGCTGGATGCAAGGATGCTTGATGAACGCATGAACGTCCTCTTGAAGGCGATGGAGGAATACGAGCTGGTCCAAATCTGTGATGAGTTGGAGAAATTATTCGGTTCTATAAGGAGTCTGCGCTCCCGATTTACCGTGCATAATATGTCGAACTATATTATCTGGAAGCTCGAACAATATTTAAGCAGCCGAAATGAAGACTTGTTTGATCTGTTAGGCATGGAGATACATCATCTGGATATTTTGATGCAGTTCGAAACCGTCAGTGATATTCGTTCTTGGTTCATTCAGCATATATTCGAAATTTCCGAAAGATTATATGAGAAATCCAATTCAAAGGATAGTAAATTCATCCGCAGTGTTATCCAAACGATGAAAGAACGAATGAGTGAGAATATAACGATAAAGGATATTGCCCAGCATTTTTCTTTTTCGCCGAGTCATATCGGATTTTTGATTAAAGAGAGGTCAGGAAATACGTTTAATGAACTGCTAGTACAACTGCGTATGGAAAAAGCATGTGAATTGCTAAAACAGCCTGGCCTCAAAGTCTATGAGGTCGCCGATCAGGTAGGGTACCGTTACCTTCCTTATTTCAGCCGACAATTCAAAGAAAAATTTGCGATGACACCCATGGAGTATCGAAAGAGAGAATTGGGATGA
- a CDS encoding extracellular solute-binding protein, with product MRKTRKSLLLMISLLLVLITALAGCGKSADPTPTPPAANNDGEKKTDPPAEGGRDGKWVLGEKPLEFSAYAHYENSDFPKWESTPIGKYLSEEKQVKINMIAAAGAHTQKLSAMMASDDLPDMIWTDRNHPDMERLRKEGKLVAYDDYLDKYPNLKTWMGDLNMLRSDDGKLYMFPNWYSSNPYGNAGYVVNKKIYKELGEPPLETTDDLYNYLVKVKEKYGSEIVPFEPHRAQERQGLGVLYTAFGEGASYTNLNASLLAVPKDGKLTPLLTDPVFREAQKYIAKLYREKLISQDAFSQTEDQILEKVMTGRVAVFAGASPTTMAGEAQPELTKNDPDSGYFMIWPIHKPGLDKNKIYPGTYTSFGWNAAYITTAAEDPEAIFAFLDWYTGPEGMNIQYFGPEGKNWDGFDEEGKPNFTENYDPAEVAEIQSKNEPVMFVGNTSYIDPAKYKYMEKLPFEEQDWRTRYQQTITWPTQLNVTEFVNLNPAPDSDEGIIKTSVDELFLEIYAKSVMAKSDEEVDKILDQGHKDLMDLGYDQLLEWRTAKWQENVAKLNGN from the coding sequence ATGAGAAAGACAAGAAAGTCGTTGCTGTTGATGATATCTTTGCTTTTGGTACTGATCACAGCTCTAGCCGGTTGCGGAAAATCGGCGGATCCAACCCCAACACCACCGGCAGCGAACAATGATGGCGAGAAGAAAACCGATCCGCCGGCGGAGGGTGGTCGTGATGGCAAATGGGTACTCGGGGAGAAACCGCTTGAATTTTCAGCTTATGCTCACTATGAGAACTCGGACTTCCCTAAATGGGAAAGTACACCTATCGGTAAATATTTGAGTGAAGAGAAGCAAGTGAAAATCAATATGATTGCGGCTGCTGGAGCACATACCCAAAAGCTGAGTGCGATGATGGCTTCGGATGATCTTCCGGATATGATCTGGACAGATCGTAACCATCCGGACATGGAGAGACTTCGTAAAGAGGGGAAATTGGTAGCTTACGATGATTACCTCGATAAATATCCTAATCTGAAAACATGGATGGGCGATCTGAACATGCTTCGTTCCGATGACGGCAAGCTGTATATGTTCCCGAACTGGTATTCATCCAATCCGTACGGTAACGCGGGCTATGTAGTTAACAAGAAGATCTACAAAGAGCTAGGCGAGCCGCCGCTTGAAACAACAGATGATTTATATAACTACTTGGTAAAGGTTAAAGAGAAGTATGGTAGCGAAATTGTTCCGTTCGAACCGCACCGTGCGCAGGAAAGACAGGGGCTCGGCGTGCTGTACACCGCATTCGGAGAAGGTGCGAGCTACACTAACCTTAACGCTAGTTTGCTTGCAGTTCCAAAGGACGGGAAGCTGACGCCTCTGCTAACGGATCCGGTATTCCGTGAGGCACAGAAATATATTGCTAAGCTTTACAGAGAGAAGCTTATTTCTCAAGATGCCTTCAGCCAAACCGAGGACCAGATTTTGGAGAAAGTCATGACAGGACGAGTGGCTGTATTTGCAGGAGCTAGTCCAACTACGATGGCGGGCGAGGCGCAGCCTGAATTGACCAAGAATGATCCGGATAGCGGATATTTTATGATCTGGCCGATTCATAAGCCAGGTTTGGATAAAAATAAAATCTATCCAGGTACTTACACGAGTTTCGGATGGAATGCTGCTTATATTACAACAGCTGCCGAAGACCCTGAGGCGATCTTCGCATTCCTTGACTGGTATACAGGTCCTGAAGGAATGAATATCCAATACTTCGGACCAGAGGGCAAGAACTGGGATGGATTCGATGAGGAAGGCAAGCCGAACTTTACAGAAAACTATGACCCGGCTGAAGTAGCAGAAATCCAATCCAAGAATGAGCCTGTTATGTTCGTTGGTAATACGAGTTATATTGACCCTGCCAAATACAAGTACATGGAGAAGCTTCCTTTCGAAGAGCAGGATTGGAGAACGCGTTACCAACAGACGATTACATGGCCTACGCAGTTAAACGTCACGGAATTTGTTAACCTGAATCCGGCTCCAGATTCAGATGAAGGGATTATCAAAACATCGGTAGACGAATTGTTCCTCGAAATCTATGCAAAATCGGTTATGGCGAAGAGCGATGAAGAAGTTGACAAAATTCTTGATCAAGGCCATAAAGATTTGATGGATCTGGGCTACGATCAGCTATTAGAATGGCGTACAGCCAAATGGCAGGAGAACGTAGCTAAGCTGAACGGCAACTAA